In the Anastrepha obliqua isolate idAnaObli1 chromosome 1, idAnaObli1_1.0, whole genome shotgun sequence genome, one interval contains:
- the LOC129235884 gene encoding membrane-bound alkaline phosphatase-like produces MSYSRHSVVLVTIACHLLAFALAVPTCGQDDEDCRESRMHPDFVSTNTRAFYQTRIVDEETTEYWRDQGKQFVKEKLSAVPNKKIAKNVIMFLGDGMGITTHSAARNLLGGEEKFLAFEQFPYTGLSRTFNINQIVADSASTATAYLCGVKAMGGTIGVGGYVDRTDCQQTSNTTNYVSSIAKWALDAGKLAGVVTTTRITHASPAGVYAHIAERDWENDSEVKSACGSDSQVQDIAYQMIHGEVGSQLSVMMGGGKREFVDTQLYAAGKRSDGLNLIEVYQNQSSKNAYVETLDQLNSLNLSSVDRLLGLFEDSHMLYHLETDELSNQPTLEEMTRKSVEFLSRNEQGYFIFIEGGRIDHGHHDTYARLALDETLEFSKAIQAARELTSEDDTLIVVTADHSHSFSYSGYATRGNDIFGRTPNTPADRKPYMTLSYANGPSYETFFDVEQQARRDPTTLIKGVANDQFPSTVPLSSETHGGDDVAVLASGPWAHLFSGVYDQNTIPHLMAYASCLANGLTACSQ; encoded by the exons ATGTCGTACTCAAGACACTCAGTAGTCCTTGTCACCATTGCTTGCCACCTGTTGGCGTTTGCGCTTGCGGTGCCCACATGCGGACAGGACGACGAGGATTGTCGGGAAAGTCGCATGCATCCTGATTTCGTCAGCACTAACACCAGAGCCTTCTACCAAACGCGAATAGTAGACGAAGAGACTACCGAATATTGGCGTGATCAAGGCAAACAGTTTGTTAAGGAAAAGCTGAGCGCAGTACCCAACAAGAAAATCGCCAAAAATGTGATTATGTTCCTGGGTGATGGCATGGGCATCACCACGCACTCTGCGGCACGCAATCTGCTGGGTGGCGAGGAAAAGTTTCTCGCATTTGAACAATTTCCCTACACAGGACTTTCTCGAACCTTCAATATCAATCAAATAGTGGCCGACTCCGCCTCCACCGCCACCGCTTACTTGTGTGGCGTCAAAGCCATGGGTGGCACAATCGGAGTTGGTGGTTATGTAGATCGCACTGATTGCCAACAAACTTCAAATACTACCAATTACGTCAGCTCCATTGCAAAATGGGCGCTGGATGCTGGCAAACTGGCAGGAGTTGTGACCACCACAAGGATTACTCACGCTTCGCCTGCGGGTGTCTATGCGCACATAGCTGAACGCGACTGGGAGAACGATAGTGAGGTGAAGTCCGCCTGTGGCAGTGACAGTCAAGTGCAGGACATTGCCTATCAGATGATACATGGCGAAGTGGGTAGCCAGCTTTCAGTTATGATGGGTGGCGGTAAGCGTGAATTTGTAGACACTCAATTATATGCGGCAGGCAAGCGCAGTGATGGACTCAACTTGATTGAAGTATATCAGAATCAGAGCAGCAAAAATGCCTACGTCGAGACGCTAGACCAATTGAACAGCTTGAATCTTAGCAGTGTGGATCGCTTGCTTGGGCTTTTCGAAGACAGCCACATGTTGTATCACTTGGAAACTGATGAGCTCAGCAATCAGCCAACATTGGAGGAAATGACGCGTAAGTCTGTGGAGTTCTTGAGTCGCAACGAGCAGGGCTACTTCATTTTCATTGAGGGCGGACGCATCGATCACGGCCATCACGATACCTATGCGCGCCTAGCTTTGGACGAAACTCTGGAGTTCTCGAAGGCCATCCAAGCGGCGCGTGAGTTGACAAGCGAAGATGATACTTTGATTGTGGTAACAGCCGATCACTCGCATTCATTCAGCTATTCCGGTTATGCG ACACGTGGCAATGATATTTTTGGCCGAACACCTAATACACCTGCTGACCGCAAACCCTACATGACTCTGAGCTATGCAAATGGTCCCAGTTATGAAACATTCTTTGATGTTGAACAGCAAGCACGCCGCGATCCAACTACACTAATAAAAGGCGTGGCAAACGATCAGTTTCCTTCCACCGTTCCACTCTCCTCCGAAACTCATGGTGGTGATGATGTGGCTGTGCTCGCTTCGGGTCCTTGGGCGCACTTGTTCTCTGGCGTTTATGATCAAAACACTATTCCACATTTGATGGCTTACGCCTCGTGCTTGGCAAATGGTCTTACAGCGTGTTCGCAATAA